A window of Deltaproteobacteria bacterium PRO3 genomic DNA:
TGGCCTCGATCAATTGCGCGTTGATCGGCGGCGAGACCGCCGAGATGCCGGGCGTCTACCAGGACGAAGAGTTCGACTTGGCGGGATTTTCCGTCGGGGTCGTCAACCGCCCCGACATCATCGACGGTTCCGGCATCGCCATCGGCAACAAGCTGGTCGGCCTGGCCTCCAGCGGCGTCCATTCCAACGGCTATTCCCTGGTGCGCAAGATCGTCGCCGACCGCGGGCTGGACCTGCGCAAGACCTACCCCGGTTTCTCGAGGCCCCTCGGCGAGGTCCTGCTCGAGCCGACGACGGTCTACGTCAACCCCATCCTGCAGCTGCGCAAGCAATTCCCCCTGCTCGGCATCGCGCACATCACCGGCGGCGGCCTGCTCGAGAACATCCCGCGGGTGCTGCCCGCGCAAAGCCGGGCCCTGATCCGGCGCCAAAGCTGGCCCCAGGTCCCGATCTTCGATTTCCTGCAAGAGCAAGGCGCCGTGGAAAACCACGAGATGTACCGCGTCTTCAACTGCGGCATCGGCATGGTGGTCGTGGTCGCGGCAAAGGACGCCGACGAAATCGTCAGCCGCCTCAACGCCGCCGGCCAACCGTCCTACGTGATCGGCGAAATCGTCGCCCGCGGCAAGCAGGACGAGGCGCAAGTCGTCATTGAAGAATAACACCGATTCAAGTATCGAATTTTTCCTTTAGGCACTTAGAAATAGATGCCCCTCAAGCTCGCCATATTGATCTCCGGCCGCGGCAGCAACATGCAGGCCATCCACCGCTCCATCCAGGAGGGATGCCTCGACGCGACGATCACCGCGGTGATCTCCGACCAGCCCGCAGCCCCCGGCCTCACCTACGCCCAGGCCGAGGGGATATTGACCCACGTCGTCGAGAAACAAAAAGGCGAGGACCGCGAGGCCTTCGACCGGCGCCTGATCGCCAAGCTGGAGGAGGACCCGCCGCAGATCGTCGCGTTGGCGGGCTATATGCGGCTGCTCTCGCCCGCCTTCATCCGGCATTTTCATCAGCAGATCGTCAACATCCACCCTTCCCTGCTCCCCGCCTTTCCCGGCTTGCACGCCCAACGTCAGGCTTTGGAGGCGGGCGTGCGCTACTCGGGCTGCACGGTGCACTTCGTCGACGAGGGCTGCGACACGGGGCCGATCATCGACCAGCGCGTCGTGGCGGTCCTGCCGGAGGACACCGAGGAAACGCTTTCGGCACGGATCCTGGAGCAAGAGCACCAGCTGTATTCGGCCTGCCTCCAGCGGATCGCCGAGGGCAAAGTTAAGGTTGAAGGACGCAAGGTATTTTTGTAGGGGGATTTTGTTTTAATCAGAGGTTGTGAACGCCGCGACACCCGTAGGGGCCGTTCGCGCTTGTCCTCCGAAGGGGGGAACGGCCCCTACAGCCTCCGCAAAGATGCCAACGTGATGCCCTGATTCCCTTGTAGGATGGCGCATGAATAAAAGCCGAAACAAACTCCTCGCCTTCAGCCTGCTTTCCTGGATCTGCCTGCTCGCCGCCCCGACCGCCCAGGCCCGCGAAGGCTTCTCCGTCGGCGCCCAGGGCCTCGGCAATTTCTTCCTGACCAACAGCCGGCCCGACCTCAAGATCGGACCCGGCGGCGGACTCTTCTTCGACTACCGTTTCAACCAGCGCTGGAGCATCGAGACCGATATTTTTGTCTCCTTCCATGACGGCGGCGGGGCCTCGACGGGCGACAACGGCATGCTCTTGTTGGGCGTGCCGACGGTCGAGCTGAAATTCTACCCGCGGTCCCAAGAAGGCACCGTCGAGCCCTACCTCTTCGCGGGCTTAGGGATTTATGTCCTCACCGAGGGCGACATCAGCAACAACAGCGGCGGGGTCGGGGTCGGAGGCAACCTCGGGGCCGGCGTGGATTTTTACGTGCTCGACCGGCTCTCGCTGGGGCTGGCCTTCAAGTTCCGCCCGATCGCGCTGATACAGGGCGGCAACAATTCGGCCGCGCTGATCAACCTCGGCCTGGTCGGAAACTTCGCCTGGCACTTCTAACCAAGCGCTTTCCACGTAATTCTTTACATTTCTCGCCTCGGTGCTAATACGAGGCCATGGCGGAGCAATACAGCGATATCCTTATCCTGGGTACGGATCTCGCGGGCTTGATTACGGGGGCCTTCCTGGCCAAGCGCGGCCTCGCCGTCACCGTCCTCAACTTCGATAAGGACGTCTCCCTCGAGAAGAAGAACATCCAGCCCAACCTGATCACGCACCTGGAGAGCCGCCTCTTCAAGAGCATCCTGGGCCGTCTCTCCATCCTCGACCACGAGCTGAACATCGTCTCGCGCCTCGAGGTGCCTTATCAGGCGGTCCTGCCGCGGCACCGCATCGACGTCTTCCGCGACCGGGAACGCCTTTACCGCGAGCTGCGGCGGGAGTTCCCCCAGGACTTCGAAAACGTGAAGGCCTTCTACGAGACAATGGACCACTTCGACGCCACGCTCGACGCCGAAAAGCTGCAGGAGCTGATCCTGCCCAAGGGCCTGCGCGCCCGCTGGCGCTTCAAAAAATTCGTCAAGACGACGGGCCTCGACCAGCGCGTCTCCGACCTGGTCGCGCGGCTGGGCGCCGACCGCGAGGTGCAGGCCTTCTTCGAGGGACAGCTCAAGCTGCTCTCCAAGACCCACAGCGAAAACCCCTTCACCTACCAGATCGCCAAGAGCCTCAGCAACGAGAACTGCGTCCTCTTCGAGGTAAAGGGCGGCATCGGCCATTTGAAGAAGCTCTTCCTCGACAAGATCGAGGCCTACAACGGGCGCGTGAAAAACGAAGCCCAGGTCGAAAAGGTCGAATTCGAAAAACGGCGGGTGAAGGGCGTACAGTTGGGCGGCTTCGAGGGAATGATCGGCTGCCGTTACGCCTTGTGGAACGACGAAATTCGCGGCCTGACCCAATTCCTTCCCAAGACTTG
This region includes:
- a CDS encoding phosphoribosylformylglycinamidine cyclo-ligase, translated to FRGIGIDLVAMCVNDLLCIGAEPLFFLDYYACGKLQVDKAVQVIEGMTESLASINCALIGGETAEMPGVYQDEEFDLAGFSVGVVNRPDIIDGSGIAIGNKLVGLASSGVHSNGYSLVRKIVADRGLDLRKTYPGFSRPLGEVLLEPTTVYVNPILQLRKQFPLLGIAHITGGGLLENIPRVLPAQSRALIRRQSWPQVPIFDFLQEQGAVENHEMYRVFNCGIGMVVVVAAKDADEIVSRLNAAGQPSYVIGEIVARGKQDEAQVVIEE
- a CDS encoding phosphoribosylglycinamide formyltransferase, with amino-acid sequence MPLKLAILISGRGSNMQAIHRSIQEGCLDATITAVISDQPAAPGLTYAQAEGILTHVVEKQKGEDREAFDRRLIAKLEEDPPQIVALAGYMRLLSPAFIRHFHQQIVNIHPSLLPAFPGLHAQRQALEAGVRYSGCTVHFVDEGCDTGPIIDQRVVAVLPEDTEETLSARILEQEHQLYSACLQRIAEGKVKVEGRKVFL
- a CDS encoding porin family protein → MNKSRNKLLAFSLLSWICLLAAPTAQAREGFSVGAQGLGNFFLTNSRPDLKIGPGGGLFFDYRFNQRWSIETDIFVSFHDGGGASTGDNGMLLLGVPTVELKFYPRSQEGTVEPYLFAGLGIYVLTEGDISNNSGGVGVGGNLGAGVDFYVLDRLSLGLAFKFRPIALIQGGNNSAALINLGLVGNFAWHF